A genomic stretch from Flavobacterium sp. KS-LB2 includes:
- the cysK gene encoding cysteine synthase A, translated as MTTYNNILETIGNTPHVKINRLFGANHNVWIKLERANPGASIKDRIALAMIEDAEAKGLLKEGSTIIEATSGNTGIGLAMVAAVKGYKLILVMPESMSIERRRLMSLYGAEFVLTPREKGMKGALEKAQELVTEISNAWSPLQFENPANIEIHKKTTAQEIIKAFPDGLDYLITGVGTGGHITGCAEILKQHFPNLKVYAVEPEASPVISGGAPAPHPIQGIGAGFIPTNLHTDLLDGTIQVSKDEAFAYAQRAAKEEGMFVGISSGASLAAVSKKLPEIPENAKVLTFCYDTGEHYLSIEGLFI; from the coding sequence ATGACAACATACAATAACATACTCGAAACAATAGGCAATACGCCACATGTGAAAATCAACCGCTTATTTGGTGCCAACCACAATGTGTGGATCAAACTCGAACGTGCCAATCCTGGCGCCAGTATTAAGGACAGAATCGCTCTTGCGATGATTGAAGATGCCGAAGCAAAAGGATTATTAAAAGAAGGAAGCACTATCATTGAAGCTACTTCCGGGAATACAGGAATTGGACTCGCCATGGTGGCTGCTGTAAAAGGCTATAAATTAATTCTGGTGATGCCAGAATCTATGTCTATAGAAAGACGCCGACTCATGAGTCTTTATGGTGCCGAATTTGTCTTGACGCCTCGTGAAAAAGGAATGAAAGGAGCGCTAGAAAAAGCACAAGAATTAGTGACCGAAATATCAAATGCTTGGTCGCCACTTCAGTTTGAAAATCCTGCCAATATCGAAATTCATAAAAAAACAACCGCACAGGAAATTATAAAAGCATTCCCAGATGGACTGGATTATTTAATTACCGGCGTAGGAACTGGTGGTCACATCACTGGTTGTGCCGAAATATTGAAACAACATTTCCCAAACTTAAAAGTGTACGCCGTAGAGCCGGAAGCATCACCAGTAATAAGCGGTGGCGCACCTGCTCCCCATCCTATTCAAGGTATTGGAGCTGGATTTATCCCCACAAACCTGCATACTGATTTATTGGACGGCACTATCCAAGTCAGCAAAGACGAAGCATTTGCATACGCCCAAAGAGCTGCCAAAGAAGAAGGAATGTTCGTGGGAATATCTTCCGGAGCATCATTGGCTGCAGTATCCAAAAAACTACCTGAAATCCCTGAAAATGCTAAAGTACTTACTTTTTGTTACGATACTGGTGAACATTACCTAAGTATTGAAGGCTTATTCATATAA